One genomic segment of Helianthus annuus cultivar XRQ/B chromosome 14, HanXRQr2.0-SUNRISE, whole genome shotgun sequence includes these proteins:
- the LOC110907054 gene encoding probable receptor-like protein kinase At2g23200 yields the protein MDFLKIPLNKINEATKDFSEECRVGSGGYGKVYKAKLDIVDIQCLSSMEGKCKDELPKISKRVAIKRISSEAHEYGKQGFLTEIELLATCKHQNIVSLHGYSEENDEMILVYEFVSNGSLADYLLNSDKTRANLTWAQRLQICLDIANGIDYLHTHIEGKRRILHRDIKSDNILLDENLNAKIGDFGLSKFHPIKQQASSVYSKNVVGTDFYTDPEYLNTFKYKRESDIYSFGQKSNGYCTHCKDMLQRGKIRGTHRS from the exons ATGGATTTTTTGAAGATCCCACTAAACAAAATAAATGAAGCCACAAAAGATTTCAGTGAAGAGTGTCGTGTTGGGTCTGGTGGGTATGGTAAAGTGTACAAAGCAAAACTTGACATTGTAGATATTCAATGTTTGTCATCAATGGAAGGGAAGTGTAAAGATGAACTACCCAAGATAAGTAAACGTGTAGCTATAAAACGCATTTCAAGTGAAGCACATGAGTATGGTAAACAAGGGTTTCTAACTGAAATTGAATTGCTTGCTACTTGTAAGCATCAAAATATTGTCTCTCTTCACGGCTATtctgaagaaaatgatgaaatGATTCTAGTATATGAGTTTGTCTCTAATGGAAGCCTTGCTGATTATTTGCTAAACAGTGATAAAACCCGAGCTAATCTTACTTGGGCACAAAGACTACAAATTTGCCTTGATATTGCAAATGGAATCGATTACCTTCACACCCACATTGAAGGAAAACGAAGGATACTACATCGAGATATAAAAAGTGACAACATTTTACTAGATGAAAATTTGAATGCAAAGATTGGTGACTTTGGCCTATCCAAATTCCATCCTATTAAGCAACAAGCTAGCAGTGTCTACTCAAAAAATGTTGTAGGCACTGATTTTTATACAGATCCAGAATATTTGAATACATTTAAGTATAAAAGGGAAAGTGATATCTACTCGTTTGGG CAAAAGTCGAACGGGTATTGCACCCATTGCAAGGACATGCTTCAAAGAGGGAAGATTAGAGGAACTCATAGATCCTAA
- the LOC110908885 gene encoding uncharacterized protein LOC110908885, translated as MEVIIKVIIKELQNELYLQELSAATNSLSTIFSATDSFSTILSATNNLSKENLITEDASGKLYKGQLLHDGNLINFTVRRLDCMYGHGEELQTEISMLKSLKHKNIISVLGHYDENDEKIVIYEQAFHGTLHRHLSNPTLTWFQRLQICLGVADALSYIHYDVIHCDINSSKVILDENWKPKIYGFELSTKYPQSWRHRLLYSRYFGTNNLTPKYDVYSFGVLMFEVLCGRKPMITSYGVEEELDKIIDPILRRQMDKQSLELFTDLAYKCLDRRLMQRPTMDHILKELAEVLELQNRHSNLEHSEAAYEGISSINLKMDLWEIPLSKIRQATKNFDKAYFVGGGAYGVVYKAELDVIDVQGLASTEWKYRDELPKIRKTVAIKSYFHRADEQGRQAFLTEIELLTCCKHPNIVTFVGFSREAYEMILVYEYAHNGSLSDFFRSGNIITLTWAQRIQICLDIAHGISYLHTDMEGKPRIIHRDIKSDNIVLDENLIAKVSDFSLSEFTAMEQQASSIHTQNIAGTKVYIDPEYMKTSKYTRESDIYSFGVVLFEVLSGSLAYDPIYIRENDMGLAPIARRRFNEGTLKELIDPNLTEEENDHCFTVNGGPNQASFDTFSQIAYECLSETQAKRPRIEGVIKELQTALKLQGETVVLSRFRLSDIVLATENFAETYCIGLDTNGTVYKAELDQFSTNSSLATEEKKNGEPSKKHTTVVIKRITNRKGGQGKQEFLEEIDMCTSYKHPNIVTLCGFCDEDDEMILVYDHDSNRSLDDYLKSVDKMDNFTWAHRLHMCLEIARGLSHLHTKLANPQRVIHNDIKSVNILLDEKWGAKIAYSGISKLHKAKQEVDMKVYEDPEYEITHNLETKSDIYSFGVVLFEIFCGRVAYDPLYIVENQNGLAPIACQCSDDGTIERIMDPKLKEETDDNISTANTGPNQDSLDTFLKIAFQCLGEAAERPTMEVVIEELERALSFLDPSVEFR; from the exons ATGGAAGTCATCATCAAAGTCATCATCAAGGAGCTTCAAAATGAATTATATTTGCAA GAGTTGAGTGCTGCAACCAACAGCCTTTCTACAATATTTTCTGCAACCGACAGCTTTTCTACAATATTATCTGCAACCAACAACCTTTCTAAGGAAAATCTCATTACGGAAGATGCATCAGGAAAGCTGTACAAAGGACAACTCTTGCACGATGGGAATTTGATTAATTTCACCGTACGAAGGTTAGATTGTATGTATGGGCATGGAGAAGAGTTGCAGACAGAGATTTCAATGCTTAAGAGTCTCAAACATAAAAATATCATATCTGTTTTGGGGCATTATGATGAGAATGATGAAAAGATCGTCATTTACGAGCAAGCATTTCACGGAACTCTTCACCGACATCTAAGTAATCCAACTCTCACTTGGTTCCAGAGACTTCAAATCTGTTTAGGTGTTGCAGATGCACTCAGTTACATTCATTATGATGTCATACACTGTGATATTAATAGCTCTAAAGTAATTTTAGATGAAAACTGGAAACCCAAGATATATGGTTTTGAACTTTCCACAAAATATCCTCAAAGTTGGAGGCATCGCCTCCTCTACAGTCGCTACTTTGGAACGAATAATTTGACACCTAAATATGATGTTTACTCTTTTGGTGTGTTGATGTTTGAAGTCCTTTGTGGGAGGAAACCAATGATTACAAGTTATGGTGTTGAGGAAGAACTAGATAAGATCATTGATCCTATTTTAAGGAGACAAATGGACAAACAATCGTTGGAACTCTTCACGGACTTGGCTTACAAATGCTTGGATCGGCGACTTATGCAACGCCCAACTATGGATCACATTCTCAAAGAACTCGCGGAGGTGTTGGAACTGCAAAATAGACATTCAAATCTT GAACACTCGGAAGCTGCATATGAAGGTATATCATCCATCAACTTGAAG ATGGATTTGTGGGAGATCCCACTAAGTAAAATAAGGCAAGCCACAAAAAATTTCGATAAGGCATATTTTGTTGGGGGAGGTGCGTATGGTGTTGTGTACAAAGCAGAACTTGACGTTATAGATGTCCAAGGTTTGGCATCAACGGAATGGAAGTATAGAGATGAACTGCCCAAGATAAGAAAAACTGTAGCTATAAAAAGCTATTTCCATAGAGCAGATGAGCAAGGGAGACAAGCTTTCTTAACAGAAATTGAATTGCTTACTTGTTGTAAGCATCCAAATATAGTCACTTTTGTAGGCTTTTCCAGAGAAGCTTATGAAATGATACTTGTTTATGAGTATGCTCATAATGGAAGCCTCAGTGATTTCTTCAGAAGTGGTAATATAATTACTCTTACTTGGGCGCAAAGAATACAAATTTGCCTTGATATTGCGCATGGAATTAGTTACCTTCACACTGACATGGAAGGAAAACCAAGGATTATACATCGAGATATAAAGAGTGACAATATTGTATTAGATGAAAATTTGATCGCAAAAGTTTCTGACTTTAGCCTCTCTGAATTCACTGCCATGGAGCAACAAGCTAGCAGTATCCATACACAAAACATTGCAGGCACAAAAGTTTATATAGATCCTGAATATATGAAGACATCCAAGTATACAAGGGAATCAGATATCTACTCCTTTGGAGTGGTTTTATTTGAGGTCCTATCCGGGAGTTTGGCCTATGATCCAATTTACATTCGCGAAAATGACATGGGGCTTGCTCCCATTGCAAGGCGGCGCTTCAATGAGGGAACGTTGAAGGAGCTCATAGATCCAAACTTAACAGAAGAAGAAAATGATCATTGTTTTACTGTAAATGGGGGACCTAATCAAGCTTCTTTTGACACATTTTCACAAATAGCATATGAATGTTTATCAGAAACTCAAGCCAAGCGTCCAAGAATAGAAGGTGTCATCAAGGAACTTCAAACTGCATTAAAATTGCAA GGGGAAACGGTGGTACTCTCCAGGTTTCGACTCAGTGATATAGTGTTGGCTACAGAGAACTTTGCTGAAACATACTGCATTGGTTTAGACACAAATGGGACTGTTTACAAAGCTGAACTCGATCAGTTTAGCACCAATAGTTCGTTGGCAACAGAAGAGAAGAAGAATGGTGAACCATCTAAGAAACACACTACAGTAGTTATAAAGCGCATCACTAATAGAAAAGGCGGGCAAGGAAAACAAGAATTTCTTGAAGAGATTGATATGTGTACTAGTTATAAGCATCCCAACATTGTCACTCTTTGTGGTTtttgtgatgaagatgatgaaatgATCCTTGTCTACGATCATGACTCTAATAGAAGCCTGGATGACTATTTGAAAAGCGTTGATAAGATGGACAATTTTACATGGGCTCACCGTCTACACATGTGCCTTGAGATTGCGCGTGGACTTAGTCACCTTCACACCAAGCTGGCCAACCCACAAAGGGTAATACACAATGACATAAAGAGTGTCAACATTTTGTTAGACGAGAAGTGGGGGGCGAAAATTGCTTACTCTGGGATCTCCAAGTTACACAAAGCAAAACAAGAGGTAGACATGAAAGTGTATGAGGATCCAGAATACGAAATTACCCATAATCTAGAAACGAAATCTGATATATACTCTTTTGGAGTTGTTCTTTTTGAAATCTTTTGTGGGAGGGTGGCATATGATCCGCTTTACATCGTAGAAAATCAGAACGGGCTTGCACCCATTGCATGCCAATGTTCCgatgatggaaccatagaaagaATAATGGATCCGAAGCTGAAGGAAGAAACTGATGACAACATTTCCACTGCAA ATACAGGTCCCAATCAAGATTCTCTAGACACATTTTTAAAAATTGCATTTCAATGTCTGGGAGAGGCTGCCGAGCGTCCTACAATGGAAGTGGTGATCGAGGAACTTGAGAGAGCACTAAGCTTTCTT GACCCAAGCGTGGAATTTAGATGA